The following proteins come from a genomic window of Rhodoligotrophos sp. CJ14:
- a CDS encoding cupin domain-containing protein, with translation MATEPETKFTEPLVLHDDDGASYWQPVPANGYVTVKLTPQNWDGPFSAGVQIVAPHSYIRKHAHDRNLEVLFVWGGKGRAVIGEEEYPMLPGTLIMLPKNVEHKFINDSDEELKLLWTMSPHGLEDFFRQIGRPRQPGEPAPSNFPRPENVHEIERNTVFAPPIED, from the coding sequence ATGGCCACTGAACCTGAGACGAAGTTCACCGAGCCGCTCGTTCTGCACGACGATGACGGCGCCTCCTATTGGCAGCCTGTGCCTGCCAATGGCTATGTGACAGTGAAGCTGACGCCACAAAATTGGGACGGGCCCTTCTCCGCTGGCGTCCAGATCGTGGCGCCCCATTCCTATATCCGCAAGCATGCGCACGACCGCAATCTCGAGGTGCTGTTCGTCTGGGGCGGCAAGGGCAGGGCGGTGATCGGCGAGGAAGAATATCCTATGCTTCCGGGCACACTGATCATGCTGCCCAAGAATGTCGAGCACAAATTCATCAACGACAGCGACGAGGAGCTGAAGCTCCTCTGGACCATGTCACCTCATGGCCTGGAGGACTTCTTCCGGCAGATTGGCCGGCCACGCCAGCCCGGTGAACCTGCCCCCTCGAATTTCCCGCGCCCCGAAAATGTCCATGAGATCGAGCGCAATACCGTCTTCGCCCCGCCGATCGAGGATTGA